The Amaranthus tricolor cultivar Red isolate AtriRed21 chromosome 2, ASM2621246v1, whole genome shotgun sequence genome contains the following window.
CATGGTTTCCTGGTCCGCGGCACTTTGACGGTTTGCGTCGAGCTCAAAAGCCAACCGTATGAACGCCTGCAAAGAAACGGCAACTAAAGAAATCCGGAAACCAAGTAATGACACTACTAAGCATAAAAAAGTCATTACCTCTGCCGCCGAAGCTTGTGCCTGACGCACCCTGTCACGGGGGGGCATGGATTCTAGTAGGTCGACGTCCACCTTGCTGATTAAgttggacgtcgccctgttAAAACGAACAATTAAGCCCTTATGCCCCAACTCCGGAAAGGGTGTCTCGTGTCGAAAAGGGAAAACTTCCCGACGACGATAAACCTCAGCGAATTGTGATGAGGGAGCCGCGGAAGACTCCCccaccttctccttccccttGTTCGAAGCTGGCCGTGGAGAGTCCGAAGGGGGAGACGCCTCCTCCTTAACCGACCCTATGCGGAGAGGTACGGCCGTAGGAATCGTGCCCACAGAGGGCCTCTTGGCCGAGCTCTCCTTGCGGGAAGAAGAATcccgcttcctcttcttcttcccactctttttcACCCCCCTTGTCTGTGGAGGAATCACCCTCTCAGATTCATCGGGGATGTGAATTTGTTTTCTCTCTTCGAGAAGTCGGAGAGCCTCTTGCTCTGAGGGCACGTCCTCCAGACCCTTCTCTACAGTCgccgagtcctacaaaagaaaaagttaggaaGAATCAACAGAAATCTTTCATAACGAAGAATTTTGTGAAGTTATACCTTCggaggaaggggaagaggctTATCCTCGGGTCGCTGtatggccccttgagcaagtcttagaacgctgaatttcttcatcagctCCGGACTCTTTGACCGA
Protein-coding sequences here:
- the LOC130802752 gene encoding uncharacterized protein LOC130802752 isoform X2: MKKFSVLRLAQGAIQRPEDKPLPLPPKDSATVEKGLEDVPSEQEALRLLEERKQIHIPDESERVIPPQTRGVKKSGKKKRKRDSSSRKESSAKRPSVGTIPTAVPLRIGSVKEEASPPSDSPRPASNKGKEKVGESSAAPSSQFAEVYRRREVFPFRHETPFPELGHKGLIVRFNRATSNLISKVDVDLLESMPPRDRVRQAQASAAEAFIRLAFELDANRQSAADQETMAALTSRCEELNDELSKLREDLPGLKEKLAKCSELKERLVRTEQWRERARKQLDQTIENLDAASTWSASLGHEVGLLMDTHAKLFHQNQQLMQQVSTDSAHFKMILSAAKVYKLCLTRKARMARDWLLLDEPEALKFLGDLTAEMVRAGTLISDEKYRLAAAELGMDFTSLQQTADQKGSEALSNLAPVLDGEFGGTGRRCLGCG
- the LOC130802752 gene encoding uncharacterized protein LOC130802752 isoform X1, whose amino-acid sequence is MKKFSVLRLAQGAIQRPEDKPLPLPPKDSATVEKGLEDVPSEQEALRLLEERKQIHIPDESERVIPPQTRGVKKSGKKKRKRDSSSRKESSAKRPSVGTIPTAVPLRIGSVKEEASPPSDSPRPASNKGKEKVGESSAAPSSQFAEVYRRREVFPFRHETPFPELGHKGLIVRFNRATSNLISKVDVDLLESMPPRDRVRQAQASAAEVMTFLCLVVSLLGFRISLVAVSLQAFIRLAFELDANRQSAADQETMAALTSRCEELNDELSKLREDLPGLKEKLAKCSELKERLVRTEQWRERARKQLDQTIENLDAASTWSASLGHEVGLLMDTHAKLFHQNQQLMQQVSTDSAHFKMILSAAKVYKLCLTRKARMARDWLLLDEPEALKFLGDLTAEMVRAGTLISDEKYRLAAAELGMDFTSLQQTADQKGSEALSNLAPVLDGEFGGTGRRCLGCG